A genomic stretch from Hymenobacter psoromatis includes:
- a CDS encoding TonB-dependent receptor: MGWAQAQHVLSGVVRGSDGGVLPGASVAVPALGLGTAAEADGHYKLSLPEGPQQVVVSFVGYTSQTLSLTLHRNQQHSFTLAAVASELGEVVVRGEQTLKEKLQTTQMGVEHLSIREAKLLPALFGEVDILKTLQLKPGVQSGGEGSSGLFVRGGSADQNLVLVDNVVVYNPNHLFGLFSVFNSDAVQSVDLYKSGFPAQYGGRLSSVVDVKLREGDRGKFVTTGGIGLISSRLSFEGPIRKGKGSFIVSGRRTYFDIFTRALNRANASKEDYTPIPDYYFYDFNAKANYTLGTQDQLFFTGYLGRDIFGFTSPNGFQATFNWGNTLGALRWQHVFSPRLTANTTASVTSYKYNLGNSIDQFTFNLGSTILDYTARTDFDYVPNDQHTIKFGALVTAHNFGVGRLQRSSQDNSLNINSDVNYLGQEAGLYASDNIKVNDKFQTELGLRLSGFQSGTDHFAGLEPRASARYSLTDKVALKASYALMYQYVHLVSNSGASLPTDIWYPSRLSVKPERSQQVSSGASFLLGGGKFLLTDEVYYKWANNQIDFKDGAQIFANNNLDTQFLFGRGWAYGNELYLEKKTGKTTGWIGYTLAWTKRNFPPQLGTTGINNGQDFYPNYDRRHNLNVVVIHQLNPRVSLTASFVYTSGAPTTLPLGRFAIQDIYQGGIQAVPVYPDRNSYRMIPYSRLDLGLVYKLRPTRIGGDRDLTFSIYNAYNRRNAYFIYFEQTRDKVTDQVTGYRAQQVSLFPFIPSVTYNFKF; encoded by the coding sequence TTGGGCTGGGCCCAGGCGCAACACGTGCTGAGTGGGGTAGTGAGGGGTAGCGACGGCGGCGTGCTGCCCGGCGCTTCGGTGGCGGTGCCAGCGCTGGGGCTGGGCACGGCCGCCGAGGCCGATGGCCACTACAAACTCAGCCTGCCCGAGGGGCCGCAGCAAGTGGTGGTGTCGTTCGTGGGCTACACCTCCCAGACGCTGAGCCTGACTCTGCACCGCAACCAGCAGCACAGTTTCACGCTGGCAGCGGTGGCTAGCGAGCTCGGCGAGGTGGTGGTGCGGGGCGAGCAGACGCTGAAAGAGAAGCTGCAAACCACCCAGATGGGCGTCGAGCACCTCAGCATTCGGGAGGCCAAATTGCTACCCGCTCTGTTTGGCGAGGTCGATATTTTGAAAACCCTGCAGCTCAAGCCCGGCGTGCAAAGCGGCGGCGAGGGCAGCAGCGGCTTATTCGTGCGCGGCGGCTCGGCCGACCAGAACCTGGTGCTGGTCGATAACGTGGTGGTTTACAACCCCAACCACTTGTTCGGGCTGTTCTCGGTGTTCAACTCCGACGCCGTGCAGAGCGTCGATTTGTATAAGTCGGGCTTCCCGGCGCAGTATGGGGGTAGGCTTTCGTCGGTGGTCGATGTGAAGCTGCGCGAAGGCGACCGCGGCAAGTTCGTGACCACGGGCGGCATCGGCCTCATCTCGTCGCGGCTCAGCTTTGAGGGGCCGATACGCAAGGGCAAAGGCTCGTTTATCGTGAGCGGGCGGCGCACGTATTTCGACATTTTTACCCGCGCCCTCAACCGGGCCAATGCCAGCAAAGAAGACTACACGCCCATCCCGGACTACTATTTCTACGACTTCAACGCCAAGGCCAACTACACGCTCGGCACCCAGGACCAGCTGTTTTTTACGGGCTACCTGGGGCGCGATATCTTCGGCTTTACCTCGCCCAATGGCTTTCAGGCCACGTTTAACTGGGGCAACACGCTGGGCGCGCTGCGCTGGCAGCACGTGTTTTCGCCCCGGCTCACGGCCAACACCACCGCGTCGGTGACCTCGTACAAGTATAATTTGGGCAACAGCATTGACCAGTTTACCTTCAACCTGGGCTCGACCATTCTGGACTACACGGCGCGCACCGATTTCGACTACGTGCCCAACGACCAGCACACCATCAAGTTTGGTGCCCTGGTTACGGCCCACAATTTCGGGGTAGGGCGCTTGCAGCGCAGCTCGCAGGATAACAGCCTGAATATCAATTCCGACGTTAATTACCTCGGCCAGGAAGCCGGCCTTTACGCCAGCGATAATATCAAGGTTAACGATAAATTTCAGACCGAATTAGGGCTGCGGCTGTCAGGCTTTCAGAGCGGCACCGACCACTTTGCCGGCCTGGAGCCGCGCGCATCGGCCCGCTATTCGCTCACCGACAAGGTGGCGCTGAAAGCCAGCTACGCGCTCATGTACCAGTACGTGCATCTGGTGTCGAACTCGGGCGCGTCGCTGCCCACCGATATCTGGTACCCGTCGCGCCTCTCGGTGAAGCCCGAGCGCTCACAGCAGGTGAGCTCGGGCGCGAGCTTTTTGCTCGGCGGCGGCAAGTTTTTGCTCACCGATGAAGTGTACTACAAATGGGCCAACAACCAGATTGACTTCAAAGACGGGGCCCAGATTTTTGCCAATAACAACCTCGATACGCAGTTCCTTTTCGGGCGCGGCTGGGCCTACGGCAATGAGCTTTATCTGGAGAAAAAGACCGGCAAAACTACCGGCTGGATTGGCTACACGCTGGCCTGGACCAAGCGCAATTTTCCGCCTCAGCTCGGTACCACGGGCATCAATAACGGCCAGGATTTTTACCCCAACTACGACCGGCGGCACAACCTGAACGTCGTAGTTATTCACCAGCTCAATCCGCGCGTCTCGCTCACGGCCAGCTTTGTGTACACGAGCGGCGCGCCCACTACCCTGCCGCTGGGCCGCTTTGCTATCCAGGATATTTACCAGGGCGGCATCCAGGCCGTGCCCGTGTACCCCGACCGCAACTCGTACCGCATGATTCCCTACAGCCGCCTCGACCTGGGCCTGGTGTACAAGCTGCGGCCTACCCGCATTGGCGGCGACCGCGACCTCACGTTCAGCATTTATAACGCTTATAACCGGCGCAACGCCTACTTCATCTACTTCGAGCAAACCCGCGACAAAGTGACGGACCAGGTGACGGGCTACCGGGCGCAGCAGGTATCGCTGTTTCCGTTCATCCCGTCAGTGACGTATAATTTCAAATTCTAA
- a CDS encoding thiol reductase thioredoxin, whose product MPRKSFSELINSPGMPVLVDFYADWCGPCKTMAPILQQFAAQHEGKLRIIKIDVDKNQAVAQQFKVQSIPTLILFHKGQPVWRQAGVVPATQLAQAVGAYI is encoded by the coding sequence ATGCCCCGCAAGTCCTTTTCCGAACTCATTAATAGCCCCGGCATGCCCGTGCTGGTCGATTTTTATGCTGATTGGTGCGGCCCGTGCAAGACGATGGCGCCCATCTTGCAGCAATTTGCCGCGCAGCACGAGGGCAAGCTGCGCATCATTAAGATAGATGTGGACAAAAACCAGGCGGTGGCCCAGCAATTCAAGGTACAAAGCATCCCTACTCTCATTCTTTTTCACAAAGGGCAGCCGGTGTGGCGGCAGGCGGGCGTGGTGCCGGCCACCCAGCTCGCGCAGGCAGTGGGAGCTTATATATAA
- a CDS encoding GNAT family acetyltransferase, which translates to MSSEQVVIQPIAAVQTYALRHAVLWPDKPPAYVRLPDDDAGQHFGAFVAGELRAVISLFVTPAGEARFRKFATDPAWQGRGLGTALLRHTRQAARARGATALWCDARQNALPFYQRFGLVPEGDVFYKGDIAYLRLRCAL; encoded by the coding sequence ATGAGCAGTGAGCAAGTTGTTATTCAGCCCATTGCTGCCGTGCAGACCTACGCCCTGCGCCACGCGGTGCTGTGGCCCGATAAGCCGCCGGCCTACGTGCGGCTGCCCGACGACGACGCGGGCCAGCATTTCGGCGCGTTCGTGGCGGGCGAGCTGCGGGCGGTAATTTCGCTGTTCGTGACGCCCGCGGGTGAGGCGCGCTTTCGCAAGTTTGCCACCGACCCGGCCTGGCAGGGTAGGGGCCTGGGCACGGCGCTGCTGCGGCACACCAGGCAGGCGGCGCGGGCGCGGGGAGCCACCGCGCTTTGGTGCGATGCCCGCCAGAATGCCCTGCCGTTTTACCAGCGTTTTGGCTTGGTGCCGGAGGGCGACGTTTTTTACAAAGGCGACATTGCGTATTTGCGGCTGCGCTGCGCGCTTTAA
- a CDS encoding hydrolase TatD has product MKLIETHAHLYSEQFRPDQAEALHRAVAAGVGTILLPNVDHSTIDAMLELEAIAPGTCHAMMGLHPCSVGPTFEKDLQEVADWLARRPFVAVGECGIDLYWDKTYLPQQQAALREQLRLAKQYDLPIVLHTRNAFEEAYELVAEAQDGSLRGVFHCFSDGLAEAERIIALGFKLGIGGVATFKNGGLDQVLPHVGLEHLVLETDCPYLAPVPYRGKRNEPAYLPLVLHRVATLLGQSPDAVAGATTRTARELFRLAE; this is encoded by the coding sequence ATGAAGTTAATAGAAACCCACGCGCACCTCTATTCCGAGCAATTCCGGCCCGACCAGGCCGAGGCGCTGCACCGCGCCGTGGCGGCGGGCGTCGGCACCATTTTGCTGCCCAACGTGGACCACTCGACCATCGACGCCATGCTGGAGTTGGAGGCCATCGCCCCCGGCACCTGCCACGCCATGATGGGCCTGCACCCCTGCTCGGTGGGGCCAACTTTTGAAAAGGACCTGCAGGAAGTGGCCGACTGGCTGGCCCGGCGGCCCTTCGTGGCGGTGGGCGAGTGTGGCATCGACCTCTACTGGGACAAAACCTACCTGCCGCAGCAGCAAGCAGCCCTGCGCGAGCAGCTGCGCCTGGCCAAGCAGTACGATTTGCCCATCGTGCTGCACACCCGCAACGCCTTCGAAGAGGCCTACGAACTGGTGGCCGAAGCCCAGGATGGCAGCCTGCGCGGCGTGTTTCACTGCTTCTCCGATGGCCTGGCCGAAGCCGAACGTATTATCGCCCTGGGCTTTAAGCTGGGAATCGGGGGGGTAGCAACCTTCAAAAACGGCGGCCTCGACCAAGTGCTGCCCCATGTGGGCCTGGAGCACCTGGTGCTCGAAACCGACTGCCCCTACCTGGCTCCGGTGCCCTACCGCGGCAAGCGCAACGAGCCGGCCTACCTGCCCCTGGTGCTGCACCGCGTGGCCACGTTGCTGGGCCAGTCGCCCGATGCCGTAGCCGGGGCCACCACCCGCACCGCCCGCGAGCTATTCCGGCTGGCGGAGTAA
- a CDS encoding L-asparaginase 1: protein MSLPLLALPTAADAADAAAPRLLILYTGGTVGMAVNRRQELVPMHFSKLGKRMPELRQLPYRLELLAFPQPIDSSNVTPADWLLLAQLIGLHYADFDGFVILHGTDTMAYSAAALSFLLEYLGKPVIFTGAQVPVGRTRSDATRNLLTALEIAAARHPRAHTVRLPEVGLFFNDVLIRGTRAKKVESQQFAAFKSENYPPLVRAGINLDFNDKSIRLLPAARLKVHQKLEEKVAVLRLFPGITEGVVEAVLSVPGLRGCVLETYGSGNAPTAPWFLACLERAYARGVYLLNVSQCEEGRVVQGHYETSARLAGLGIIGGDDITTEAAITKLMFVLGLGRNEVETRQLLSHDLRGEITL from the coding sequence ATGAGCTTACCCCTGTTGGCGCTGCCCACTGCCGCCGATGCCGCCGACGCGGCGGCCCCGCGTCTGCTCATTCTCTACACCGGCGGCACGGTGGGCATGGCCGTGAACCGGCGGCAGGAGCTGGTGCCCATGCACTTTAGCAAGCTGGGCAAACGCATGCCCGAGCTGCGCCAGCTGCCCTACCGCCTGGAGCTGCTGGCCTTTCCGCAGCCTATCGACAGCAGCAACGTGACACCCGCCGACTGGCTGCTGCTGGCCCAGCTCATCGGGTTGCACTATGCTGATTTTGATGGGTTTGTGATTTTGCATGGCACTGATACGATGGCTTATTCGGCGGCGGCGCTCAGCTTTTTGCTCGAATATCTGGGCAAGCCGGTCATTTTCACCGGGGCGCAGGTGCCCGTGGGCCGCACCCGCTCCGATGCCACCCGCAACCTACTCACGGCCTTGGAGATAGCCGCCGCGCGCCACCCCCGCGCCCACACCGTGCGCCTGCCCGAGGTGGGCTTGTTTTTCAACGACGTGCTTATTCGCGGCACCCGCGCCAAAAAGGTCGAGAGCCAGCAGTTCGCCGCCTTCAAAAGCGAGAACTACCCGCCGCTGGTCCGCGCCGGCATCAACCTCGATTTCAACGATAAAAGCATTCGCCTGCTGCCCGCCGCCCGCCTCAAAGTGCACCAGAAGCTGGAGGAAAAAGTAGCCGTACTGCGGCTGTTTCCGGGCATCACGGAGGGGGTAGTGGAGGCCGTGCTGAGCGTGCCCGGCCTGCGCGGCTGCGTGCTCGAAACCTATGGCTCGGGCAATGCGCCCACCGCGCCGTGGTTCCTGGCCTGCCTCGAACGGGCCTATGCCCGAGGGGTTTACCTGCTCAACGTGAGCCAGTGCGAGGAGGGTAGGGTGGTGCAGGGCCACTACGAAACCAGCGCCCGCCTCGCCGGCCTGGGCATCATCGGCGGCGACGACATCACCACCGAGGCCGCCATTACCAAGCTCATGTTCGTGCTTGGCCTGGGGCGCAATGAGGTCGAAACCCGGCAGCTGCTCAGCCATGACCTGCGCGGCGAGATTACCCTGTAG
- a CDS encoding efflux transporter periplasmic adaptor subunit, whose translation MISDAFVKRIFLFLSLFVVCCCISCSSKKEEKEEQVKLLVTSPLKKDTTVTREYVAQIHAFQHIELRALEKGYLQKIFVDEGQTVQKGQPMFQITPLIYQADLQKSEAEANYVGMEYKNTKSLADSNIVSKNELSLSRAKFDKAKADVSLAQTHLQFTSIKAPFTGIMDHFQGRLGSLVAEGDLLTTLSDNSKMWVYFNVPEAEYLAYKAQAKADNIVNVQLLMANNELFPLSGKVQTIEADFNNETGNIAFRATFPNPNGLLRNGETGSVLMTVPLKNAIIIPQKASFEVLEKRYVYVVDAKNIVHQREIAIASELPDLYVIKSGLNASDKILLEGIRKVKDGDKISYTFESMKQVLPTLKVYSE comes from the coding sequence ATGATTTCTGATGCTTTTGTGAAAAGAATATTCCTGTTCCTGAGCTTGTTTGTTGTGTGTTGCTGCATCAGTTGCTCAAGCAAGAAGGAGGAAAAAGAAGAGCAGGTCAAGCTTCTGGTTACCAGTCCTTTGAAGAAGGACACAACCGTTACCAGAGAGTATGTGGCCCAGATTCACGCCTTCCAGCACATTGAGCTGCGGGCCCTGGAGAAAGGCTACCTGCAAAAAATCTTCGTGGATGAAGGGCAGACCGTGCAAAAGGGCCAGCCCATGTTCCAGATTACGCCCCTCATCTACCAGGCTGACCTGCAAAAATCGGAGGCGGAAGCCAACTACGTAGGGATGGAGTATAAGAACACGAAGAGCCTGGCCGACAGCAACATCGTGTCGAAAAATGAGTTGTCGCTGTCGCGGGCCAAGTTCGATAAGGCCAAGGCCGACGTGTCGCTGGCCCAGACGCACCTGCAGTTCACGTCGATTAAAGCCCCGTTTACGGGCATAATGGACCACTTTCAGGGCCGGCTGGGCAGCCTCGTGGCGGAGGGGGACCTGCTGACGACGCTCTCCGACAACAGCAAAATGTGGGTGTACTTCAACGTGCCCGAGGCCGAATACTTGGCTTATAAGGCGCAGGCCAAAGCTGACAACATCGTGAACGTGCAGCTGCTGATGGCCAACAATGAGCTGTTTCCGCTCTCTGGCAAGGTGCAAACCATTGAGGCCGACTTCAACAACGAAACCGGCAACATTGCCTTCCGGGCCACCTTTCCGAACCCCAACGGGCTGCTGCGCAACGGCGAAACCGGCAGCGTGCTGATGACGGTGCCGCTCAAAAATGCCATTATTATTCCGCAGAAAGCTTCCTTCGAAGTGCTGGAAAAGCGCTACGTGTACGTGGTGGATGCCAAGAACATCGTGCATCAGCGCGAGATTGCCATTGCGTCGGAACTGCCTGACCTATACGTGATTAAATCAGGGCTGAACGCCAGCGACAAGATTCTGCTCGAAGGCATCCGCAAGGTGAAGGACGGCGATAAGATTAGCTACACCTTCGAGAGCATGAAGCAGGTGCTGCCCACGCTAAAAGTATATTCTGAATAG